The nucleotide sequence ATTCCTCAAGAAATCGGAAGGCTAAGATCACTTACTGAATTACAACTGTCCATCAACAATTTAACAGGTTCAATTCCTAATTCTTTGTGTAATATAAGCAACCTAAATACCTTGTACCTTCATGAAAATAAACTTTCTGGTCCAATTCCTAAAGAGATCGGAAAACTAAGTTCTCTTATTGACATTCAATCATCGACAAACTATCTTAGTGATCCAATCCCTTCTTCTTTATGCAATCTTACTAACCTACACAAACTATACCTTCGACATAATCAACTTTCTGGTACTATTCCTAAAGATATCGGAAAGCTAACGTCTCTTGTTTCCATTAGATTGTCCACAAATAATCTCATTGGTCCAATCCCTGCTTTTTTATGTAATCTGACTACTGGAAGGTTACCAACCTTGCAGTATATGGACATATCAAATAATAAGCTTACCGGACCAATACCTGAACAGCTTGGAGAATGTTCAAATCTACTCTCCTTGGATTTGAGTAGAAATAGTTTGAACGAAAGCATCCCACTCACAATGGGAAACTTGATCTCATTACAGATCAAACTGGATCTTAGTCAAAATGAGTTGACTGGAGAAATACCATCAGACTTCGGAAAACTAAACAAACTGATTAAATTAAATTTGTCCCACAACAAGCTTTCTGGTTcaattccttcttcttttgatgAAATGCTTAGCTTAACGACTGTCGATATTTCGTACAATCAGTTGAGTGGTCCTATTCCAAACATCAAGGCCTTTAAGGATGCTCCCTTCaatgcattgaagaacaacagTGATTTATGTGGTAATCACTCTGGAGGTTTTAAACCATGTTATTCCTCGATTGTAATTGGAATAAAAAAGGCGAAACCAAGACTTGCGGTGATAATTCTAGTTCCTCTGTTTGGTTCGCTGTTTCTTCTGTTCACATTCCTTGCTATCTTTTTTTTTCTGCGAAAAAGACTAGGAAGAAAACTCGCGCAGACAGATCAACCCACAGCTACAAACCCAAGAAGAAACATATTCGCGGTACAAGATTATGATGGGAAACTTGTCTTTGAAGAAATAATTGAAGCAACGGAAAATTTTAATAACAAATACTGCATTGGGGCTGGAGGTTATGGAAGTGTCTACAAGGCAGAGCTGTCGACAGGTCAGGTTGTAGCAGTCAAAAAGCTTCATTCGTCAGATGAAGATTCTGAAATAGTTGATATCAAATCTTTTGAAAGCGAAGTTCAAGCATTGACTGAAATCCGGCATAAGAACATTGTAAAACTCTTGGGTTTCTACTCTAACGTAGAGCGACAACTCTCATTCTTGGTTTATGAGTTTGTAGAGAGGGGGAGTCTGAAAAAGATTTTATGCGATGGGGAACAAGCAGTAGATTTTGATTGGATAAAGAGGATAAGATTCATCAAGGGAAGTGCCGATGCACTTGCTTACATGCACCATGATTGCATACCAGCAATAGTTCATAGGGACATATCTAGCAACAATGTCTTGTTGGATTTCGAATATGAagcttgtgtttctgatttcGGTACCGCAAGGATTTTGAAGCCTGATTCATCTAACTGGACATCACTTGCAGGAACGTTTGGATATGTTGCTCCAGGTACTACAATTTATTGTAATATCAAGTTTAATACTTATTGCTATCTACTAAATATTTCACATCCCTTTCTCTTTAATTTCTTTTGTTACTAATGATTAATGTTGTTGCAGAACTGGCCTATACAACGAAGGTAACCGAGAAGTGTGATGTTTATAGCTTTGGAGTACTCGCGCTAGAAGTACTACACGGTAGGCACCCATCTGAGATTATCACATTACTCTCTCCTGAGCTCCTTCCATCGTTGtcttcaactttgaatgttccggGGAAAAATATAATGCTCAAAGACATTTTAGATGAGTGCCTTGAAGCACCAACGgatgttgtgaagaaagagataatGTACTTTGTGAAGGTTGCACTCTCATGCTTACGTGGTGATCCACATACTCGTCCAACAATGCAAGAAATATCGGTGGAGTTATCACGGTCAGCTCAGATCAGGACATCTTTTGAGAAGCCCTTTGAAACGGTTACATTGGGTGATCTATTGATGGGGGATTTCTAAGAATTATGTGCAAGTGCAACTAAATCTTCTGCATGTAATCATTTCACTTGTTTCTTCCATGACCATTAAGTGCAACTAAGaaccttttattttttttccgtcAAAACCATTAAGTTCTTGTTTCGAATATTGTATAAGAACTATTCCGAGCCAAAGTAGTATTACATTCAAAATCTCATCTTGTACTTGCTATATGATCTGGACGGCTGTACCTATACAAGTCGGACTATATCGATTTCACAACTTTTGTGATTTTCTCTACAGTCTTCCTCATATCGTCGGAAGGGATACTATTTCCCTCTGGCTAAATTACCAATAAAACTAGACAAAGAATTGAGCTTCCATATGAACTTCCCGTTCTTCCAAACTTTAGTTTTGCCAACCTACTGATTGGCGTAAGAATGCTGGTGTAACCAAATCATATTCAAATTTCTATGTCATGTTAAAAATTTATCATTTGATCTCTGAATGGAAGCAGGTTATACATATTATCATGTACAAAACACTAGTTAACCACTTAATGCAATGGTTTtgttaattaatagaaaagatGTTCAAAAGCAGAGAAAAACTGGGTagaaatgttagtaaagagccagaGTTAAGGCCAACTGCAGTAGTCGGGTAGCTTCTACGCTTGTGATGAATCCTCACAGACTAATTTCGCAGATTAGACATATTCCAACTCGAACTAGTTTTCTAACTTCGCAGAATTAATTCGCAGCAGCAATGGCGCAGTCCTCCAAATGATGGTGGTAAAAGAAAACAGCTACCAGGTGCAGAATATTGATCCCGGCATGGAGCAACACACTCCTGCGTTTCCTTGCATTTTAGGTTCAGCACATGAGAATCATGTGGCGGGGATACATCTACATTCACATAAACATAAATATTCTTAAAACTCACGTATAAATAAACACACAATCAAATTATACTACTAAAATTGTTAAGAGTTGAATCAAAATCATAAACAGAATATAAAATGAAATACTCCGTATAAGCTAATTAAGAATCCATATAACAAAAAATACGTAAATTTGTAAGAATCAACATAAAACCAATGAAAACAATGATAGAGAACTTTCTGAGTGAAGCCATAGCTTTTTAGAATTGGGATGGCTTATGGGGTGTAGATTTTATTATGCTCTTTTCCCGGTATTCGATTACAAACCAACACAAGTAATACCTGCAAAAAAATAGAATAATAAGAAAACACAATATACATATTAGATAATGAAGAACGGACAGAGTAAGAGAGACGATTTTAGACATTCAAATTCAATCAATGTTACAAAATGAACACTTAACATACCGCGGGTTGGATTGAAGCCTGAAAATTGCAGATTACCAATTGTCACTCTCATTTTTCTAGCATTCATGTGGATCATGCATCCTCATTTTGAGGTAGACATTATATGCTTTAAACCCAAATTGCAGGTCTCAATTTATACACTAAATCCAATACGTACCATGGTTAGTATGAATAAATACCACAGATTGGCCCTGTTAATGCAAGTAACTGCACAGAATTCCGAACAATCGACTAACTTTCTGCTTCACCCTAGCTAAAGTAAGCTTCCTACTCTAGCTATTGCACAAGAATCTAGGGTTCAAAGTTTCATATTGAATTGTCATATTTATCTAGCATCTAGTGCAGTCTTGTAGAAAAAAATAAATGGTTGAACTGGCACCTGCTGGAAGCAATGACAACACAATCTCTAGAAAGAAGAAACCCCCGCACAAATGCTTTGGCAAGTCCCCTGGTACAGGACAAGCAAACCTATTAGAAAACCGGAAGTCCAAAATGTTCATTACAACGTTTCCCATCATTGAAATGAAACAAAAAATCTATTGCTGGATGTATTTGGTGATTACTCTATATATTATATAAACATAACCCACGAATCTAAACTTCTTCATATTCCTAAAACTACAATCAGATTTGAGGCAGATGATAATTTGTTCTTTgaggcattttatcaaacaggAATTGATCAACCCAatatctttcttcttttctttttaactcAAAATCACCCATTTACTTTTAAATTTAGGATACAAATTACATTTTATCACTTTTTATCACAGTAGAATCAGCAAGGATATTGGTTAAAAGCCCATACCTTTCGATTTCTTTAGATTTAGGTCattttctctgtaacagctgtAAGTGGTTGTAAGTCAAAAAGTTTTGAGGTACCTGAAACCGTTTTTAGCTTGTGATCTTTGTAGATTTCAATTCTTTATATGCCGTGGAAGAATTTGCAGCGGGAATTTTCGGTAGACCGATTCAGaaacaaaatttttctttttccttttttttgattTTCCAATCTAATCTAAGATTCTAACAGGGTGTTAGTCGTCAATGGAGTTGGGGGAGTTCAGTGTAGTTGGTTTTTTTTCCATTAGTTATTggggagttcgagggagtctctcaaaatccccgttagtcgtagAAGAGTTtggaagagtctcccaaactccctagaaaaccttgttagtcgtgggggagtttgaaagaaactcttaaactccctgttaatCGTAAAAATCAGAACGCTAAGGAGTTGGTTTTTTTGGAGGAGTTCTAGGGAGTTCTAGGaagtttttaatgtatttttacctcactccaaatctctcaaaaaagaagagattttgagagagtctctcaaactccctacactcaaaacaccaaactctctcaaactccctatactctcttacactcctcAAACTCCCC is from Papaver somniferum cultivar HN1 unplaced genomic scaffold, ASM357369v1 unplaced-scaffold_91, whole genome shotgun sequence and encodes:
- the LOC113346068 gene encoding MDIS1-interacting receptor like kinase 2-like → MLFQVIFALFLVSLYNSGVSSFDPSSSLSHRKQLHVVGEEVASLLKWKSTLGNRSRSFLRSWKKSSTSPCKWYGITCHNNGSVKEINLASSNLHGTLHSFNFSSLPSCVSLDLSDNKLFGVIPSQVGKLSRLTYLDLSINKFSGHLPLEIGFLTSISKLDISENQISGPIPASISNLSNLHTLYLSENKLSGTIPQDIAKLRSLIEFSLSENKLTGPIPTSLCNMSNLNTLHLFGNQLSGTIPKEIGNLRSLIDLELSRNNLVGWIPTSICNLRNLDILYLHANKLSSSIPQEIGKLRSLINLHLGTNNLNGPIPTSIGNLRNLSALYLYENKLSGYIPQEIGKLRSLVNIDLSANNLNGPIPISLSNLSNLKFLVLYENQLSGPIPQEIGRLRSLTELQLSINNLTGSIPNSLCNISNLNTLYLHENKLSGPIPKEIGKLSSLIDIQSSTNYLSDPIPSSLCNLTNLHKLYLRHNQLSGTIPKDIGKLTSLVSIRLSTNNLIGPIPAFLCNLTTGRLPTLQYMDISNNKLTGPIPEQLGECSNLLSLDLSRNSLNESIPLTMGNLISLQIKLDLSQNELTGEIPSDFGKLNKLIKLNLSHNKLSGSIPSSFDEMLSLTTVDISYNQLSGPIPNIKAFKDAPFNALKNNSDLCGNHSGGFKPCYSSIVIGIKKAKPRLAVIILVPLFGSLFLLFTFLAIFFFLRKRLGRKLAQTDQPTATNPRRNIFAVQDYDGKLVFEEIIEATENFNNKYCIGAGGYGSVYKAELSTGQVVAVKKLHSSDEDSEIVDIKSFESEVQALTEIRHKNIRGGV